In Roseiconus lacunae, the DNA window CGCGCACACGACACCGCACTTTATCTGCTTTTGACCTACGCAAACTTAAGCAGTCAGGCCATCGCCGTCGTCCCTACACCCGATATCTAGACGATCGCCGCCTGATGATAGCTGGAGACCTAGCCACCGCAGAAAAGGGCGAGTCGGCTGGCGGGGAAGACCAGGCAGAAGTCGCGATCGAAAATGACCGTGGTGCGGGTAAATCGTGAGCAGCCGCCGATGATTTGGAGAGCTGTGAAGATTCAACGTCACACGCTCGAATTCAATGATGCAATGCTCGTAAAAGCCGCGTACGCGATCGCTAATTTTGCGGAGCAAAAGGCGACTATGGCCTCCACACTTCTTAGTCAATCGACCAACGATCGGCATGTTCCGATAACTAATTGAAACGCGACGATTGACGTCGTGCCGCGCCTAGACCAAATGTTCGGGTTCGTCTTCTCAGCCGACAGGTGCTAGCTCCGGTTATTGCGCAGGAACCGTGGCTAACGCCATACGGCTAATCCCAATGTCAGAGGTTGACGACGCACTTGAACTTTCCAGTCAATATGCCTTGAGCACTTCCCTCGACATGTCCACGAACCTCGGCAGCATCAACACGAGATTGGCAGTCAGGTGATGTGGTGCGGTTCACGGATCATTCGTAGGTTACATGGACGCGTTCACAGCTTGGATCCTCCTCGGTCGGTTCACCAACTTGATCGACCGGGTGCGTATAGAGGTACCGCCACACTGGATCAAACATCAGCGATCCATCGCTTGCTTTCGGTGAAGAACCGCCTGGTGTTACCGATGAGTGTGCACGTTTGGCGTCACCACCGACGTCGGCGTCGGAGATTAACCGGCGAGTGTTCTCGTACGGCGGAGCTTGCCGGTCAACGTTGACGATCGGACCGAATTGATGCAGGCCCAATAGCTCCCATGAACGGCAGTAATGATCCCCGGTCCAGCCACCGTCGAGGACATGCGTGAATCCAAAAAACCGATTGGCGGGGGTCGCAGAGGGCAAGCCCTGCCAGTCTTGGTCCTGGTCGCGTGGTCCGCAAAGCATCACGACACGGTCCACTCGCTGGTGTTTCGCAAACCGCGCCGCGGTCGTACTCCCGTGCGACGCACCAGAGACAATGATTTTGTCCCAACGCAATCGTGACCCTTCGTCGGCGAGGAATTGATCCCAATTGCCTTGTGGGTTTTCTTTAGCTAACCACAGTACCAGTTGGCGAGCACGTTCGGCGGCACCGTCGGGAAGTTGCAAATCCAGTTCGTCACTGATGTCCAAACCCGTCGCCGCTTCCAATCGAACGCGACCCCGAGCGTACGCATCAGACGGTTGTGGCCGGCAAAGCTTGCCGAACCATCCGCGGGCATAACTAACACCGATCGCGTGGATGCCGTACGAGTTGACTCGTTCGAACAAGCCACTGTTGTGTCCCATCAGCCAAATCATCAACTTGCCTTGCGGTGCGACGCGAGTATCAACCGATGCGTACTCCATGTCGGCGGGTTTCTTGTCGGTGCCGAAGACAAAGCCGATTTCGGGATACTCTTTGACACGTGAATCGAGCTTGCTCGCGCGAACTTTCAACGTGTACCGCTGGGGCGAGTCGTCTCGGAATGCCGGGACCGCGTCATTGGCGACACCGCGAGCGATGTCGTTACCGCTGGTCGCAGCTTGATGTGCTGTTTTTTGCAAGAACGCGGCGTAATCCGCGTCAAGTGATTGAGGCACGAACGAGTTGCCGACAACGCTTTCGCCGTAGAGACACTCGAACCAGACGCAAGCCCCAAGGTATTCGCCAGCCAGGTTGGCATGGTGACCGTCCATCCGCAGGGCCCTTTTGCCATCGCGTGCTTGCCAACGATAGCCGACATGCAGCGAGTGTGTTTGATCGGGAAGTTGCGGGTGTGTCGCAGTTTTCGCATCAAAGTCCGCGGGCTGAAATCCGTAGGTCGCGTTGTTGTCGGCGGCATAAAAAGCATCGCCCACTGGAATGCGTTTGGCCGAGAGTGCTTTGGTGATCGTACGGTACGCGTCGCTGAGACCTTCGTACATTTCTTTTTGGCTGGCCGGTTCACCGGGTTTTGGGGCGGCGGCACGGAAGCGGGGATCATCTTTTCGGTAAGCCCAGGTTTGGTGTATCAGTAGCTGAGCTTGCGGTGCATAGCGGTGGATGATCGCGGCAAGTTGATCGGCATGCGGACGATAGGTGGTCAGGTCATGACTTCGGACACTCAGTTGCTGAATCGTGACAAAGTCCCATCGCTCGGACTGCAACGCCTCTTGCAGACTCTTTCCCGAGAATGACTTGTAGCGAGCCGTCGCATCGGTTCGGTCGGCTTCAAACGCGATTGCTTTTGAGGCGTGTAGCTCAAGCGGTGAGCCGCCGATGTTCAGCATTTTGTGGGTGAGTTTGTAACCGGCAGTGGCTACCAAATCATCGAGGTACTCGGTCGCGTTGCGTGTGAAGCTATTTCCGATCGTTAGAACGCGAACATGTTTTTCGGGAGGAGCGGATTCCGCATTTGCGTCGGTTGCCAAGACGGGGAAAGCGATCGTGAAGCTAAGCAGCCACGAATAGACAAATCGATGATTGAACATGAGGTTTGCAGGTTGGAAAGAACACGCGACGATCAATGTGATGCCGACAAGAAGGCGTATCACAAGTGTCGTTTGGGAGGTAAGCGATATCGCAGAACCGTAATTTATTCGCCCTTTAGAGCTGAAAGTACCGGTAAGCGGAGCCGATCGCCGATTTTCCACGACAAAGCAGCTTGTGGGACTTAGGTTAGTGCTAAATCCAACCGGCACACCCGGCGCCTGCAAAGGCGACTAAAATACGCGTCACTTCCAACCTTACCGCCGAGCGATGATTTCAGGATTGTTCTTCTGGATCGATGAGTTCGCGGCGGTCCTCCCGTATGGCTCCCACCCCAACGATTCATGTTTCGATCTAACGTTCTGACATCTGCCGCGTGCCTTGTTTTGCTGCTCACCGCCGCAACCGTGCGGGCAGAGTATCCGACAACAACCATTTTTAGATCGGGTGACAACGGTTACAAAGTTTTCCGGATCCCGGCGGTGATCGCCGCGGCGAACGGAGACTTGCTGGCGTTCGCCGAGGCACGACAAGGTGGTGATGCGAGTGAAATCGATCTCGTCCAAAAAACGTCGCTTGATGGTGGAAAGACTTGGGGCGAGCTTGTTGTCATTCAAGAAAGCGATCACTTTCGGTCGTTGTTTGCCGACGACGCACCGGCGATCACGATCGGTAATCCTGCACCGGTGGTTGATTTGCTAAATGAGAAGCATCCCGGACGGATTTGGTTACCGTTCACGCTTGAAAACGATCGCGTCTTCGTGGTCTACAGTGATGACCACGGAAAACAGTGGTCCGAGCGGCGCGAGATCACCCAGTCCGTCAAGAAAGAGGAGTGGGGATGGTATGCGACGGGCCCTGTTCAATCAATTCAAATTCAAAATGGACCGCACCGAGGGCGTTTGGTGATTCCCGCCGACCATCGGCTCGGAGATGACGGAAAAGATCGTGGTGCCTTGGGAGCTCACTTGGTTTACAGCGATGACCACGGCCAGTCCTGGGAAATCGGTGCGATTGACGATGACTATGAAGACACGATGGATTCCAACGAGACCGCCGTCGTCGAACTTAGCGACGGTACGCTTTACATCAATACGCGAGACCAACACGGGAAAGCACCGGGAACACGCGGTGAAGCGTGGAGTCGTGATGGCGGATTGACATTTGAAAGTCGGCACGATCAGTACCCACATTTTCGTCCCACCGCTGAAGTCCTAGACCCTCCGGTGGTCCAGTGCGGTTTATTGCGAACGGTCGGAGACGTCGTTGTCTTCAGTGGTCCCGATGACAATGGGCCTTCGGGGACGGGGCGTAGCGACTTGCGATTACGGTTCTCGCGTGCCGGCGCCGACGATTGGCAGGACGGGCCGCTCGTGCATACCGGGCCGGCGGCTTACAGCGGAATGGTACAAATCGATTACAAACACATCGGTGTGATTTACGAAGCCGGATCGAAGAGTCCTTATGAATCGATTCGGTTTTCGATCGTTCCGGTCGCTGAGTTTCAGTGACCGGTAGCAAGAGTCTCGTTCGCTAATGATACACCGCACCGCACTTGATTGACGGAGGAACTTTCGCATGGATCTATGGAACTTCCTGTTCGACAGCGATTACAAGCAACGGGTCGATATTGAATCACTGCGAACGACGTCACGAGACTACCGCCGCGACAAACTTCGCCACCGGCGGGAACTGGATGATCAGTCGGTTCGTATCGAGGAACTTGAGGAGCAGGTCGGCGAACTCGCGCTTTTGTGCCGAACGCTGTTGACGACACTGCGGGAATCCGGCGCGATTGACCCCAAGCGATTCGAAACTGTGATGCGTGAAATTGATTTAGAGGACGGAGTGGAGGACGGCAAAATCACCCGCAACCAATCCGATGATGACGACTCGGTTCCCCCGTCGATCGATGTTTGGTAGATCGAGTTGTCGATGCTTGCTCGATCTTCCAACGGGGTTGCCGATGCGGCAACGTGGTCAGCTTAGATGCCCTTCACCCCCACTCACATACTCGCAGTCGTTCCCTTTGGGTTGAAAGCGAAATGGTTGCCGATGTCTGCGTTGGCGATCGGTGCAATGGTTCCCGATATCGCTCTCTTCTTTCCGATCGTTGATTATGCGAGGACGCATAGTGCCACAGGCGTCGTGTTCTTTTGTGGTCCAATGGGGATCGGGCTGTTTCTGCTGTTCGATCTATTGATGCGTAAGCCGCTGTGTACACTGTTGCCCAATTGGATCCGCTGTAGGATCGATCCGAGTCCTCGGTTGCCGCATTCATCGACTATCGCTCCGGTACTGACGTTGATCGTGCAAGTTGGATTTGCGGTCGTCATCGGTTCGTCGACCCATGTAATTTGGGACGCATTCACTCACGAGGGGCGATGGGGAACCAAGCTAGTTCCGGCCCTTGAAATGATGTGGAGTATTGGGCCGTTCCAACTTCGCGGTTACAAACTATTTCAATATGGAAGCACCTTCGTGGGGCTACCACTACTGGTGCTGATCGCGTGGTGGAAACTTCGAGGTGCGACTTCGATTGCTTCGGGGGCCGCATCGATTGGCATTCGTAGTCAATGCTTGACCTTCCTTCTAGCCGCCGTTGCGATCGTCATCGTCAGCGTGCATGCGTTCCTAATTCAGCCGGTGTTTTACCGTGCTCTTGGGATTGCCATTAAACAATCGGGGGCAATACTGATGATCGGTTCGATTCTTTGGTGTATCGCGTTCCATTTAGTGGGCCGGCGATCGATCGAATCCGCGTGAACGCCACAGAGAAGATGTGAAGAAATCTGATGAGAAGTGAACGTGAGAAAATGGTTGCCGGTGAACCATATGATCCGGAGGATAGCGAGCTTCGAGCCGCTCGTTTGCTGGCCCGGCAAACGTGTCACGCACTCAACACGTCCGAACCTTCCGATGAGGCGATTCGGCGTCGATTATTGGAATCGTTGTTTGCCGAAGGTGGCGATACGGTTTGGCTCGAGCCGCCGTTTCGCTGCGATTATGGAACCAACATCTACCTTGGCAATCGCGTTTACTTCAACTTTGATTGCGTCATCTTGGATGTTTGTGACGTGCGAATCGGAGACTTCGCATTTTTCGGTCCAGGCGTCCACATCTACGCCGCTTCGCATCCGCTTGCCGCGCAACAGCGTCGAGACTTCGAATTTGGAAAACCGGTGACCGTTGGCAATGACGTTTGGATCGGGGGACGAGCGATCCTGTGCCCCGGTGTAACGATCGGCGATCGTAGCGTGGTCGGCGCCGGTGCGGTCGTCACCAAAGACGTCCCCGATGGGGTGTTGGTCGCTGGCAATCCTGCCCGAGTGCTTCGAACACTTGAACGCCCGGCCGAAGAACGCTAGCGTTTCGTCGGTATCTGGACTAGCGATTAGCCGCATGGCGTTAGCCACGGTTTCTCCACGCGGAATTATCTGCACGCAGGATTAGCCGCATGGCGTTAGCCACGGTTTTTGCTTGTGGTGATCCGTCCCGCTTGCTCAGTCAAACTTGATCGATGGTGGAACGTTGGAGCCGATTTCGACCGGCACCTTTTCGACCTCGATGACCGAATGGGTGTTTCCCACCGGTGGCGCGTCGCTCGGTGTGGACTCTAACATTTCGATCGATTGCGGAGGTGCAATGGTATTGACTGCGGCACCGGTATTCTGAACCGCGGACGGGTCGAAACCTTGACGCGTCACGACCGGAGTGCGAGTGATTTCACTCGGATCCTTGCGTGGAGTTAGGAATAGGCCTTTTTCATACGCATCGCGACTGGCACCGTTTGCCCAGGCTCCCTCGGCAAGCTGAATCTGATTGTAAGCCAGCAACGAGCCCTTCTCGACATGTAGGTCACGGATCGCAAGATTGTAGTTACCGAGCGATTCGTAGAACGCGACTTCGCTTTGTACGACCGAACGTTGCGCTTGCAACAAGAAGTTGATGTTATCGGTCCCGTCAAGGTAACGTCGCAACAGCACTTCGACTTGCCGCAAATCGGCCTGGTAGCGGTTGTAATTTGTTTCCATTAGTTGGAACGCGAGTTCAACGCTGCGGGCGTCGTCGGCCAAGTTGTGGCTGATCGCAAGTTCGGTTTCCGCTAGGATCGCGCGTTCACGTTGCAATTGCAAGTTGGCATTGGCGACCGCCGTACTAGCCAGACGAAGTCCGACCGGCATGGCGAATTCAAACCCGGCGGACCACTCCTGGTAGTTTCCGTCGGCGATTGTGGAGTAGAACCCATCAAACGGCGAGTCGTCGTAGTCGCCCAACAGATGGTCTCCGAATCCTCGCCAGCGATATTGGCCGATCAGGTCCAGGGTCGGGCGTTTTCCGAGTCTTGCGGCATACAGTTCGAACTCACGACGTTTCACTTGGTAGCGTTGCCGCCGGACTTCGACGCGACGGTCGAGGGCCTGAGACAAGGCGGAGTTCCAGTCGAAGGTCACCTGCATGTCCATTGGGTCGGACGTCGGACGAAGCAGCTTGCCGTCTGCCGCCGACATTCCCAATAGATAACGCAGGCGTTGCTCACGAGCATACAGCCCGGTCGGTCCGCCCAGTTGGTTTTGAACGCTCGCTTCGAATTGATAATACTGCGATTGGGCTTGGGCTTCTTCGTCCTGCCGGCCGGCGCCGACTTCCAGTCGGACGTTCTGGTACTGGTACGTCTTCAATGCCGACTCGCGGCCTTTGATATTCGCCTCCAGAAGTCGGTACGACGTCCATAGATTCCAGTATGCTTCCTCGACGTCCGCGGCAAGCTGAATGATGGATTGTTCGTAGTCGGCCAAGGCGACATCTTCATTGATCCGCGCGATCAGGACACCATTATATTGTCCCGGTACCTGACTGCTGCCGACGATCCGGTTGTATTGCAGTCCGGCACCGGCCAATAACGGTTGACGCCATTCGGCTTCCAGCCATCCGGCAAAGCTACTGGAGAACCGTTGCTGCGGCCGGTTGCTATTGGCGTAGTTGACGACGTGTCGTAAAGCAAACGTCGAACCGGTAGCGGTTCGTTTTTGTAACTGGCTCGACCAAGCGGCATTGGTGGATTCATTCACCGGTACGGTGAACAACAGCTGGGTCGGATCGACGATGCGAACGTTGTTCGGTTCGTCTTGCGTCGACCAAATCAGCGAGTTGCTGTACTGGGCATCAAAGTTTGAAAGTGCCGCTTCGACACCCTGATTTGACGAAGCGGTGACGCCGGGGTTATAGATCGTTTGCCCGGCTTCGGAGCTAGGCACGACCGCCGCTAGCGAACGAATGACTGGGCTATTTTGCATCGCCATTGTCATCGCTTCGGGCAGCGTCATGTCCATCGCGGGGATCTTTGATGGATCTTGCAGCACATGAGGGGCGGCAGTCGATTCGGCGGCCGCGGCGATCGGTGTCGCACACTCGGCGACCTCGGGGTATTCGATCGACATCCCGACGTTGTCATGGTAAGACATCGTCGTGTCGTGCGGTCCGGGCTCGATTCGGTCCCAAACATGGCACCCCGTTGATGCCAACGTAGTCGACGTCAGCGACAAGGCGACCACGAGGTTGTGGAGCAACTTTCGCTTGGAACGTCGGGTGGACGATCGAGTTGGCTGGTGGTGACAAAGCATGCTTTTGGCCCATCGGGTGAACTTGTTCCGCATTTGGCGGAGCGTGCGTGATCCGGAGTAGCCCCATTTCTGGCTGAACCGGCTTAACGCGTATCGACCGATCCGGCGGCAAAACTAGAACAGCCCGACCAGGAATTTCTGCCGGACAACCCGAGCAATCCGCAAAGTCACCCACACGGTGTCAAGTTGTGGCGCTTCCGACGGTCATGACGTTTTCGATCTCATCGGCCGCCCGCTCGACTGGGTCCGAATTATCAAACAGTTGAGCGGTCCGCGCGACGGATCGCTCGACCGAGTCATCCTGTAGCAACCAGCGGAGCTCGCTGGCAAGATCACGATCGTTTCGCAAGCGGACGCCGCACGACAAGGACTCGACACGCGCCGCATTGTCGAACTGGTCAAATGCCATCGCACGGATCAGTTGTGGAATGCCCGCCGCAAGTGCTTGGGAGGTGGTTCCGATGCCGCCGTGATGCACGATTGCTCGGCAAAATGGCAAGAGCTTTCCCAGCGGCGTGTAGGACTGGGCCCGGACCCCCGGCGGTAGCGATTGGGGAAAGCATTGAGGGTGATTGCCTAGCAAAATGCCGGGGATCCCCATTTGAACACACGCGTCGGCGGCAGTGCGAAAGTAATTTCGCGTGTGCCAATTGGCCGTGCCGCCCGTGAAGACGACGGGCTTGTCGCGCGGAGCTTCAAAGGGTTCGTCCGTCCCATCGCTGAGCGGAAATCCGACGTGAACAAGTTGATCGGCCGCACCCACTGTCGACGGCGCAAACCAGTCGGGATAGCACGCCAGAACCCGATCCGGCGACAACCACCAGCGGTGCATGACGCGCCGAACAGGTGTCAGAGCGAACTGCCGCCGAATGCGATTGATCGGTGCGGCAAGCAGACGATCGAGGATCAGTTGATCGCCCAACCAATATGCCAGGCGAAAGGTTCGCGGATCCGCGGTCGGTTCAAAACGCCAGGGAGTCAGACGCGCCGGGGCATTCGGTACCCGCAACATCACCGGAGCCAGATGAATGTCGACCAGCGCAACCGATGGCTCGACGTCGCGAAAGATCCGCGATCCGAAGTCCAGCGGATGAGAAACCAAGACGGTCTTT includes these proteins:
- a CDS encoding BPSS1187 family protein — its product is MFNHRFVYSWLLSFTIAFPVLATDANAESAPPEKHVRVLTIGNSFTRNATEYLDDLVATAGYKLTHKMLNIGGSPLELHASKAIAFEADRTDATARYKSFSGKSLQEALQSERWDFVTIQQLSVRSHDLTTYRPHADQLAAIIHRYAPQAQLLIHQTWAYRKDDPRFRAAAPKPGEPASQKEMYEGLSDAYRTITKALSAKRIPVGDAFYAADNNATYGFQPADFDAKTATHPQLPDQTHSLHVGYRWQARDGKRALRMDGHHANLAGEYLGACVWFECLYGESVVGNSFVPQSLDADYAAFLQKTAHQAATSGNDIARGVANDAVPAFRDDSPQRYTLKVRASKLDSRVKEYPEIGFVFGTDKKPADMEYASVDTRVAPQGKLMIWLMGHNSGLFERVNSYGIHAIGVSYARGWFGKLCRPQPSDAYARGRVRLEAATGLDISDELDLQLPDGAAERARQLVLWLAKENPQGNWDQFLADEGSRLRWDKIIVSGASHGSTTAARFAKHQRVDRVVMLCGPRDQDQDWQGLPSATPANRFFGFTHVLDGGWTGDHYCRSWELLGLHQFGPIVNVDRQAPPYENTRRLISDADVGGDAKRAHSSVTPGGSSPKASDGSLMFDPVWRYLYTHPVDQVGEPTEEDPSCERVHVTYE
- a CDS encoding sialidase family protein, coding for MFRSNVLTSAACLVLLLTAATVRAEYPTTTIFRSGDNGYKVFRIPAVIAAANGDLLAFAEARQGGDASEIDLVQKTSLDGGKTWGELVVIQESDHFRSLFADDAPAITIGNPAPVVDLLNEKHPGRIWLPFTLENDRVFVVYSDDHGKQWSERREITQSVKKEEWGWYATGPVQSIQIQNGPHRGRLVIPADHRLGDDGKDRGALGAHLVYSDDHGQSWEIGAIDDDYEDTMDSNETAVVELSDGTLYINTRDQHGKAPGTRGEAWSRDGGLTFESRHDQYPHFRPTAEVLDPPVVQCGLLRTVGDVVVFSGPDDNGPSGTGRSDLRLRFSRAGADDWQDGPLVHTGPAAYSGMVQIDYKHIGVIYEAGSKSPYESIRFSIVPVAEFQ
- a CDS encoding DUF4184 family protein, with the protein product MPFTPTHILAVVPFGLKAKWLPMSALAIGAMVPDIALFFPIVDYARTHSATGVVFFCGPMGIGLFLLFDLLMRKPLCTLLPNWIRCRIDPSPRLPHSSTIAPVLTLIVQVGFAVVIGSSTHVIWDAFTHEGRWGTKLVPALEMMWSIGPFQLRGYKLFQYGSTFVGLPLLVLIAWWKLRGATSIASGAASIGIRSQCLTFLLAAVAIVIVSVHAFLIQPVFYRALGIAIKQSGAILMIGSILWCIAFHLVGRRSIESA
- a CDS encoding sugar O-acetyltransferase, translated to MRSEREKMVAGEPYDPEDSELRAARLLARQTCHALNTSEPSDEAIRRRLLESLFAEGGDTVWLEPPFRCDYGTNIYLGNRVYFNFDCVILDVCDVRIGDFAFFGPGVHIYAASHPLAAQQRRDFEFGKPVTVGNDVWIGGRAILCPGVTIGDRSVVGAGAVVTKDVPDGVLVAGNPARVLRTLERPAEER
- a CDS encoding TolC family protein → MSYHDNVGMSIEYPEVAECATPIAAAAESTAAPHVLQDPSKIPAMDMTLPEAMTMAMQNSPVIRSLAAVVPSSEAGQTIYNPGVTASSNQGVEAALSNFDAQYSNSLIWSTQDEPNNVRIVDPTQLLFTVPVNESTNAAWSSQLQKRTATGSTFALRHVVNYANSNRPQQRFSSSFAGWLEAEWRQPLLAGAGLQYNRIVGSSQVPGQYNGVLIARINEDVALADYEQSIIQLAADVEEAYWNLWTSYRLLEANIKGRESALKTYQYQNVRLEVGAGRQDEEAQAQSQYYQFEASVQNQLGGPTGLYAREQRLRYLLGMSAADGKLLRPTSDPMDMQVTFDWNSALSQALDRRVEVRRQRYQVKRREFELYAARLGKRPTLDLIGQYRWRGFGDHLLGDYDDSPFDGFYSTIADGNYQEWSAGFEFAMPVGLRLASTAVANANLQLQRERAILAETELAISHNLADDARSVELAFQLMETNYNRYQADLRQVEVLLRRYLDGTDNINFLLQAQRSVVQSEVAFYESLGNYNLAIRDLHVEKGSLLAYNQIQLAEGAWANGASRDAYEKGLFLTPRKDPSEITRTPVVTRQGFDPSAVQNTGAAVNTIAPPQSIEMLESTPSDAPPVGNTHSVIEVEKVPVEIGSNVPPSIKFD
- a CDS encoding nucleotide disphospho-sugar-binding domain-containing protein; the protein is MTRLAILSAPGSRGDVNPMVAIGAELRRRGFDVMISLAAPYADIARQADLIPHSLIDEAQFEGMLADPSMWKLLRGMRRVIRGIASDFLTPHFELIRRHYRPGKTVLVSHPLDFGSRIFRDVEPSVALVDIHLAPVMLRVPNAPARLTPWRFEPTADPRTFRLAYWLGDQLILDRLLAAPINRIRRQFALTPVRRVMHRWWLSPDRVLACYPDWFAPSTVGAADQLVHVGFPLSDGTDEPFEAPRDKPVVFTGGTANWHTRNYFRTAADACVQMGIPGILLGNHPQCFPQSLPPGVRAQSYTPLGKLLPFCRAIVHHGGIGTTSQALAAGIPQLIRAMAFDQFDNAARVESLSCGVRLRNDRDLASELRWLLQDDSVERSVARTAQLFDNSDPVERAADEIENVMTVGSATT